In Bos javanicus breed banteng chromosome 2, ARS-OSU_banteng_1.0, whole genome shotgun sequence, the following proteins share a genomic window:
- the SLC11A1 gene encoding natural resistance-associated macrophage protein 1 isoform X1 yields MPVRGCPARQPLAQRVPEPAVLMSGDTGPPKQGGTRYGSISSPPSPEPQQAPPGGTYLSEKIPIPDTESGAFSLRKLWAFTGPGFLMSIAFLDPGNIESDLQAGAVAGFKLLWVLLWATVLGLLCQRLAARLGVVTGKDLGEVCHLYYPKVPRILLWLTIELAIVGSDMQEVIGTAIAFSLLSAGRIPLWGGVLITVVDTFFFLFLDNYGLRKLEAFFGFLITIMALTFGYEYVVAQPAQGALLQGLFLPSCPGCGQPELLQAVGIIGAIIMPHNIYLHSSLVKSREVDRSRRADIREANMYFLIEATIALSVSFLINLFVMAVFGQAFYKQTNQAASNICANSSLHDYAPIFPRNNLTVAVDIYQGGVILGCLFGPAALYIWAVGLLAAGQSSTMTGTYAGQFVMEGFLKLRWSRFARVLLTRSCAILPTVLLAVFRDLRDLSGLNDLLNVLQSLLLPFAVLPILTFTSMPALMQEFANGLVSKVITSSIMVLVCAVNLYFVISYVPSLPHPAYFSLVALLAAAYLGLTTYLVWTCLITQGATILAHSSHQRFLYGLPEEDQEKGRTSG; encoded by the exons CGGGCCCCCCAAAGCAGGGAGGGACCAGATATGGCTCCATCTCCAGCCCACCCAGTCCAGAGCCACAGCAAGCGCCTCCCGGAGGGACCTACCTAAGTGAGAAGATCCCCATTCCGGATACAGAATCG GGTGCATTCAGCCTGCGGAAGCTGTGGGCCTTCACGGGGCCTGGATTCCTCATGAGCATCGCATTCCTGGACCCAGGAAACATTGAGTCGGATCTTCAGGCTGGGGCTGTGGCTGGATTCAAA CTGCTCTGGGTGCTGCTGTGGGCCACAGTGTTGGGCTTGCTTTGCCAGCGACTGGCTGCCCGGCTGGGCGTGGTGACAGGCAAGGACTTGGGTGAGGTCTGCCATCTCTACTACCCTAAG GTGCCCCGCATTCTCCTCTGGCTGACCATCGAGCTAGCCATCGTGGGCTCAGACATGCAGGAAGTCATTGGCACAGCTATTGCATTCAGTCTGCTCTCCGCCGGACG AATCCCACTCTGGGGTGGTGTCCTCATCACCGTCGTGGacactttcttcttcctcttcctcgaTAACTACG GGTTGCGGAAGCTGGAagccttttttggatttcttattACCATAATGGCCTTGACCTTCGGCTATGAG TACGTGGTGGCTCAGCCTGCTCAGGGAGCATTGCTTCAGGGCCTGTTCCTGCCCTCGTGCCCAGGCTGTGGCCAGCCCGAGCTGCTGCAAGCCGTGGGCATCATTGGCGCCATCATCATGCCCCACAACATCTACCTGCATTCCTCCCTGGTCAAG TCTCGAGAGGTAGACCGGTCCCGGCGGGCGGACATCCGAGAGGCCAACATGTACTTCCTGATTGAAGCCACCATCGCcctgtctgtctccttcctcatCAACCTCTTTGTCATGGCTGTCTTTGGGCAAGCCTTCTACAAGCAAACCAACCAGGCTGCG TCCAACATCTGTGCCAACAGCAGCCTCCACGACTACGCGCCGATCTTTCCCAGGAACAACCTGACCGTGGCAGTGGACAtttaccaagga GGCGTGATCCTGGGCTGCCTCTTTGGTCCTGCAGCCCTGTACATCTGGGCCGTGGGTCTCCTGGCTGCTGGGCAGAGCTCCACCATGACCGGCACCTACGCGGGACAGTTTGTGATGGAG GGCTTCCTGAAGCTGCGGTGGTCACGCTTCGCCCGAGTCCTGCTCACTCGCTCCTGCGCCATCCTGCCCACTGTGCTCCTGGCTGTCTTCAGGGACCTGCGGGACCTGTCAGGCCTCAACGACCTGCTCAATGTGCTGCAGAGCCTGCTG CTTCCCTTCGCTGTGCTGCCCATCCTCACCTTCACCAGCATGCCCGCCCTGATGCAGGAGTTTGCCAATGGCCT GGTGAGCAAAGTTATCACTTCCTCCATCATGGTGCTGGTCTGCGCCGTCAACCTTTACTTCGTGATCAGCTACGTGCCCAGCCTCCCCCACCCTGCCTACTTCAGCCTTGTAGCACTGCTGGCCGCAGCCTACCTGGGCCTCACCACTTACCTG GTCTGGACCTGTCTCATCACCCAGGGAGCCACTATTCTGGCCCACAGTTCCCACCAACGCTTCCTGTATGGGCTTCCTGAAGAGgatcaggagaaggggaggacctCGGGATGA
- the SLC11A1 gene encoding natural resistance-associated macrophage protein 1 isoform X3, translating to MPVRGCPARQPLAQRVPEPAVLMSGDTGPPKQGGTRYGSISSPPSPEPQQAPPGGTYLSEKIPIPDTESGAFSLRKLWAFTGPGFLMSIAFLDPGNIESDLQAGAVAGFKLLWVLLWATVLGLLCQRLAARLGVVTGKDLGEVCHLYYPKVPRILLWLTIELAIVGSDMQEVIGTAIAFSLLSAGRIPLWGGVLITVVDTFFFLFLDNYGLRKLEAFFGFLITIMALTFGYEYVVAQPAQGALLQGLFLPSCPGCGQPELLQAVGIIGAIIMPHNIYLHSSLVKSREVDRSRRADIREANMYFLIEATIALSVSFLINLFVMAVFGQAFYKQTNQAASNICANSSLHDYAPIFPRNNLTVAVDIYQGGVILGCLFGPAALYIWAVGLLAAGQSSTMTGTYAGQFVMEGFLKLRWSRFARVLLTRSCAILPTVLLAVFRDLRDLSGLNDLLNVLQSLLLPFAVLPILTFTSMPALMQEFANGLSGPVSSPREPLFWPTVPTNASCMGFLKRIRRRGGPRDELPPGPGHGWDEWAQWPVRQGCVCVCVCV from the exons CGGGCCCCCCAAAGCAGGGAGGGACCAGATATGGCTCCATCTCCAGCCCACCCAGTCCAGAGCCACAGCAAGCGCCTCCCGGAGGGACCTACCTAAGTGAGAAGATCCCCATTCCGGATACAGAATCG GGTGCATTCAGCCTGCGGAAGCTGTGGGCCTTCACGGGGCCTGGATTCCTCATGAGCATCGCATTCCTGGACCCAGGAAACATTGAGTCGGATCTTCAGGCTGGGGCTGTGGCTGGATTCAAA CTGCTCTGGGTGCTGCTGTGGGCCACAGTGTTGGGCTTGCTTTGCCAGCGACTGGCTGCCCGGCTGGGCGTGGTGACAGGCAAGGACTTGGGTGAGGTCTGCCATCTCTACTACCCTAAG GTGCCCCGCATTCTCCTCTGGCTGACCATCGAGCTAGCCATCGTGGGCTCAGACATGCAGGAAGTCATTGGCACAGCTATTGCATTCAGTCTGCTCTCCGCCGGACG AATCCCACTCTGGGGTGGTGTCCTCATCACCGTCGTGGacactttcttcttcctcttcctcgaTAACTACG GGTTGCGGAAGCTGGAagccttttttggatttcttattACCATAATGGCCTTGACCTTCGGCTATGAG TACGTGGTGGCTCAGCCTGCTCAGGGAGCATTGCTTCAGGGCCTGTTCCTGCCCTCGTGCCCAGGCTGTGGCCAGCCCGAGCTGCTGCAAGCCGTGGGCATCATTGGCGCCATCATCATGCCCCACAACATCTACCTGCATTCCTCCCTGGTCAAG TCTCGAGAGGTAGACCGGTCCCGGCGGGCGGACATCCGAGAGGCCAACATGTACTTCCTGATTGAAGCCACCATCGCcctgtctgtctccttcctcatCAACCTCTTTGTCATGGCTGTCTTTGGGCAAGCCTTCTACAAGCAAACCAACCAGGCTGCG TCCAACATCTGTGCCAACAGCAGCCTCCACGACTACGCGCCGATCTTTCCCAGGAACAACCTGACCGTGGCAGTGGACAtttaccaagga GGCGTGATCCTGGGCTGCCTCTTTGGTCCTGCAGCCCTGTACATCTGGGCCGTGGGTCTCCTGGCTGCTGGGCAGAGCTCCACCATGACCGGCACCTACGCGGGACAGTTTGTGATGGAG GGCTTCCTGAAGCTGCGGTGGTCACGCTTCGCCCGAGTCCTGCTCACTCGCTCCTGCGCCATCCTGCCCACTGTGCTCCTGGCTGTCTTCAGGGACCTGCGGGACCTGTCAGGCCTCAACGACCTGCTCAATGTGCTGCAGAGCCTGCTG CTTCCCTTCGCTGTGCTGCCCATCCTCACCTTCACCAGCATGCCCGCCCTGATGCAGGAGTTTGCCAATGGCCT GTCTGGACCTGTCTCATCACCCAGGGAGCCACTATTCTGGCCCACAGTTCCCACCAACGCTTCCTGTATGGGCTTCCTGAAGAGgatcaggagaaggggaggacctCGGGATGAGCTCCCACCAGGGCCTGGCCACGGGTGGGATGAGTGGGCACAGTGGCCTGTCAgacaagggtgtgtgtgtgtgtgtgtgtgtgtgtga
- the SLC11A1 gene encoding natural resistance-associated macrophage protein 1 isoform X4, with the protein MPVRGCPARQPLAQRVPEPAVLMSGDTGPPKQGGTRYGSISSPPSPEPQQAPPGGTYLSEKIPIPDTESGAFSLRKLWAFTGPGFLMSIAFLDPGNIESDLQAGAVAGFKLLWVLLWATVLGLLCQRLAARLGVVTGKDLGEVCHLYYPKVPRILLWLTIELAIVGSDMQEVIGTAIAFSLLSAGRIPLWGGVLITVVDTFFFLFLDNYGLRKLEAFFGFLITIMALTFGYEYVVAQPAQGALLQGLFLPSCPGCGQPELLQAVGIIGAIIMPHNIYLHSSLVKSREVDRSRRADIREANMYFLIEATIALSVSFLINLFVMAVFGQAFYKQTNQAASNICANSSLHDYAPIFPRNNLTVAVDIYQGGVILGCLFGPAALYIWAVGLLAAGQSSTMTGTYAGQFVMEGFLKLRWSRFARVLLTRSCAILPTVLLAVFRDLRDLSGLNDLLNVLQSLLGPSAPSFQLSPASLRCAAHPHLHQHARPDAGVCQWPVWTCLITQGATILAHSSHQRFLYGLPEEDQEKGRTSG; encoded by the exons CGGGCCCCCCAAAGCAGGGAGGGACCAGATATGGCTCCATCTCCAGCCCACCCAGTCCAGAGCCACAGCAAGCGCCTCCCGGAGGGACCTACCTAAGTGAGAAGATCCCCATTCCGGATACAGAATCG GGTGCATTCAGCCTGCGGAAGCTGTGGGCCTTCACGGGGCCTGGATTCCTCATGAGCATCGCATTCCTGGACCCAGGAAACATTGAGTCGGATCTTCAGGCTGGGGCTGTGGCTGGATTCAAA CTGCTCTGGGTGCTGCTGTGGGCCACAGTGTTGGGCTTGCTTTGCCAGCGACTGGCTGCCCGGCTGGGCGTGGTGACAGGCAAGGACTTGGGTGAGGTCTGCCATCTCTACTACCCTAAG GTGCCCCGCATTCTCCTCTGGCTGACCATCGAGCTAGCCATCGTGGGCTCAGACATGCAGGAAGTCATTGGCACAGCTATTGCATTCAGTCTGCTCTCCGCCGGACG AATCCCACTCTGGGGTGGTGTCCTCATCACCGTCGTGGacactttcttcttcctcttcctcgaTAACTACG GGTTGCGGAAGCTGGAagccttttttggatttcttattACCATAATGGCCTTGACCTTCGGCTATGAG TACGTGGTGGCTCAGCCTGCTCAGGGAGCATTGCTTCAGGGCCTGTTCCTGCCCTCGTGCCCAGGCTGTGGCCAGCCCGAGCTGCTGCAAGCCGTGGGCATCATTGGCGCCATCATCATGCCCCACAACATCTACCTGCATTCCTCCCTGGTCAAG TCTCGAGAGGTAGACCGGTCCCGGCGGGCGGACATCCGAGAGGCCAACATGTACTTCCTGATTGAAGCCACCATCGCcctgtctgtctccttcctcatCAACCTCTTTGTCATGGCTGTCTTTGGGCAAGCCTTCTACAAGCAAACCAACCAGGCTGCG TCCAACATCTGTGCCAACAGCAGCCTCCACGACTACGCGCCGATCTTTCCCAGGAACAACCTGACCGTGGCAGTGGACAtttaccaagga GGCGTGATCCTGGGCTGCCTCTTTGGTCCTGCAGCCCTGTACATCTGGGCCGTGGGTCTCCTGGCTGCTGGGCAGAGCTCCACCATGACCGGCACCTACGCGGGACAGTTTGTGATGGAG GGCTTCCTGAAGCTGCGGTGGTCACGCTTCGCCCGAGTCCTGCTCACTCGCTCCTGCGCCATCCTGCCCACTGTGCTCCTGGCTGTCTTCAGGGACCTGCGGGACCTGTCAGGCCTCAACGACCTGCTCAATGTGCTGCAGAGCCTGCTG GGTCCTTCAGCCCCTTCCTTCCAACTCTCCCCAGCTTCCCTTCGCTGTGCTGCCCATCCTCACCTTCACCAGCATGCCCGCCCTGATGCAGGAGTTTGCCAATGGCCT GTCTGGACCTGTCTCATCACCCAGGGAGCCACTATTCTGGCCCACAGTTCCCACCAACGCTTCCTGTATGGGCTTCCTGAAGAGgatcaggagaaggggaggacctCGGGATGA
- the SLC11A1 gene encoding natural resistance-associated macrophage protein 1 isoform X2, translating into MPVRGCPARQPLAQRVPEPAVLMSGDTGPPKQGGTRYGSISSPPSPEPQQAPPGGTYLSEKIPIPDTESGAFSLRKLWAFTGPGFLMSIAFLDPGNIESDLQAGAVAGFKLLWVLLWATVLGLLCQRLAARLGVVTGKDLGEVCHLYYPKVPRILLWLTIELAIVGSDMQEVIGTAIAFSLLSAGRIPLWGGVLITVVDTFFFLFLDNYGLRKLEAFFGFLITIMALTFGYEYVVAQPAQGALLQGLFLPSCPGCGQPELLQAVGIIGAIIMPHNIYLHSSLVKSREVDRSRRADIREANMYFLIEATIALSVSFLINLFVMAVFGQAFYKQTNQAASNICANSSLHDYAPIFPRNNLTVAVDIYQGGVILGCLFGPAALYIWAVGLLAAGQSSTMTGTYAGQFVMEGFLKLRWSRFARVLLTRSCAILPTVLLAVFRDLRDLSGLNDLLNVLQSLLGPSAPSFQLSPASLRCAAHPHLHQHARPDAGVCQWPGEQSYHFLHHGAGLRRQPLLRDQLRAQPPPPCLLQPCSTAGRSLPGPHHLPGLDLSHHPGSHYSGPQFPPTLPVWAS; encoded by the exons CGGGCCCCCCAAAGCAGGGAGGGACCAGATATGGCTCCATCTCCAGCCCACCCAGTCCAGAGCCACAGCAAGCGCCTCCCGGAGGGACCTACCTAAGTGAGAAGATCCCCATTCCGGATACAGAATCG GGTGCATTCAGCCTGCGGAAGCTGTGGGCCTTCACGGGGCCTGGATTCCTCATGAGCATCGCATTCCTGGACCCAGGAAACATTGAGTCGGATCTTCAGGCTGGGGCTGTGGCTGGATTCAAA CTGCTCTGGGTGCTGCTGTGGGCCACAGTGTTGGGCTTGCTTTGCCAGCGACTGGCTGCCCGGCTGGGCGTGGTGACAGGCAAGGACTTGGGTGAGGTCTGCCATCTCTACTACCCTAAG GTGCCCCGCATTCTCCTCTGGCTGACCATCGAGCTAGCCATCGTGGGCTCAGACATGCAGGAAGTCATTGGCACAGCTATTGCATTCAGTCTGCTCTCCGCCGGACG AATCCCACTCTGGGGTGGTGTCCTCATCACCGTCGTGGacactttcttcttcctcttcctcgaTAACTACG GGTTGCGGAAGCTGGAagccttttttggatttcttattACCATAATGGCCTTGACCTTCGGCTATGAG TACGTGGTGGCTCAGCCTGCTCAGGGAGCATTGCTTCAGGGCCTGTTCCTGCCCTCGTGCCCAGGCTGTGGCCAGCCCGAGCTGCTGCAAGCCGTGGGCATCATTGGCGCCATCATCATGCCCCACAACATCTACCTGCATTCCTCCCTGGTCAAG TCTCGAGAGGTAGACCGGTCCCGGCGGGCGGACATCCGAGAGGCCAACATGTACTTCCTGATTGAAGCCACCATCGCcctgtctgtctccttcctcatCAACCTCTTTGTCATGGCTGTCTTTGGGCAAGCCTTCTACAAGCAAACCAACCAGGCTGCG TCCAACATCTGTGCCAACAGCAGCCTCCACGACTACGCGCCGATCTTTCCCAGGAACAACCTGACCGTGGCAGTGGACAtttaccaagga GGCGTGATCCTGGGCTGCCTCTTTGGTCCTGCAGCCCTGTACATCTGGGCCGTGGGTCTCCTGGCTGCTGGGCAGAGCTCCACCATGACCGGCACCTACGCGGGACAGTTTGTGATGGAG GGCTTCCTGAAGCTGCGGTGGTCACGCTTCGCCCGAGTCCTGCTCACTCGCTCCTGCGCCATCCTGCCCACTGTGCTCCTGGCTGTCTTCAGGGACCTGCGGGACCTGTCAGGCCTCAACGACCTGCTCAATGTGCTGCAGAGCCTGCTG GGTCCTTCAGCCCCTTCCTTCCAACTCTCCCCAGCTTCCCTTCGCTGTGCTGCCCATCCTCACCTTCACCAGCATGCCCGCCCTGATGCAGGAGTTTGCCAATGGCCT GGTGAGCAAAGTTATCACTTCCTCCATCATGGTGCTGGTCTGCGCCGTCAACCTTTACTTCGTGATCAGCTACGTGCCCAGCCTCCCCCACCCTGCCTACTTCAGCCTTGTAGCACTGCTGGCCGCAGCCTACCTGGGCCTCACCACTTACCTG GTCTGGACCTGTCTCATCACCCAGGGAGCCACTATTCTGGCCCACAGTTCCCACCAACGCTTCCTGTATGGGCTTCCTGA